One genomic region from Anabaena sp. PCC 7108 encodes:
- a CDS encoding type II toxin-antitoxin system VapC family toxin, giving the protein MVIVDSGFWIALINRRDDYHVLAQEVLDTIDEPLVTTWCVITETCHILLKRTGTNAQQTFIHSLEIGAFEVFDLNVQDGKRISELMNQYSSLPMDLADASLIILAEHLGHGRILSVDFRDFNTYRWKNRHPFENLMSIN; this is encoded by the coding sequence ATGGTCATCGTTGATTCTGGCTTTTGGATAGCACTAATCAATCGCCGTGATGATTATCATGTTCTCGCTCAAGAAGTTCTAGATACGATTGATGAGCCTCTGGTTACAACATGGTGTGTGATTACGGAAACTTGTCATATTCTCTTGAAACGTACAGGCACAAATGCTCAACAGACGTTTATTCATAGCCTAGAAATTGGTGCTTTTGAGGTTTTTGATCTCAACGTTCAAGATGGGAAAAGAATCAGTGAATTGATGAATCAATATAGTTCTCTGCCAATGGATTTAGCGGACGCTTCATTGATTATTCTTGCCGAACATTTGGGGCATGGGCGGATTCTATCTGTTGATTTTCGGGACTTTAATACTTACCGCTGGAAAAATCGTCATCCTTTTGAGAATTTGATGTCTATTAACTAA
- a CDS encoding nucleotidyltransferase domain-containing protein: protein MGRVIRSFKQTVELKEVVQYLKCLANKLSKEFPNLRWYLFGSLLRQEALPSDVDLLIIYQCGVDTGKLRTKLSAMCLRLPIDLLLLREDEESELSFIAEQSAMCIFPL from the coding sequence GTGGGCAGAGTTATTAGGAGCTTTAAACAAACCGTGGAATTGAAGGAGGTAGTTCAATATCTTAAATGCCTTGCAAATAAACTTTCTAAAGAGTTCCCAAATTTACGCTGGTATCTTTTCGGTTCACTATTACGACAAGAGGCTCTGCCCAGTGATGTTGATCTTCTCATTATTTACCAGTGTGGAGTTGACACTGGAAAGCTTCGTACTAAGCTTAGTGCAATGTGCCTGCGCTTACCTATAGATCTACTTCTGCTTAGAGAAGATGAGGAGTCGGAACTTAGTTTTATTGCTGAACAGTCTGCAATGTGCATTTTCCCGTTATAG
- a CDS encoding CopG family transcriptional regulator yields MTSKNMRVNARLDSDRASKFNYIRQRTNQGASDIMKVAIDLYYEKLHQESPVKPLQLLRESGLIGCAEGDSDLSVNYKQYLTESLNEKYGHR; encoded by the coding sequence ATGACAAGCAAAAATATGAGAGTTAATGCAAGGCTTGATAGCGATCGCGCTAGTAAGTTTAATTATATTCGCCAGCGTACAAATCAAGGTGCGTCTGACATTATGAAAGTGGCGATCGATCTTTATTATGAAAAATTACATCAAGAATCCCCTGTAAAACCTTTGCAACTCCTTAGAGAATCAGGGTTGATTGGTTGTGCTGAAGGGGACTCTGATTTGTCGGTTAATTACAAGCAATATCTCACTGAAAGTCTTAACGAAAAATATGGTCATCGTTGA
- a CDS encoding DUF5615 family PIN-like protein has protein sequence MKFLIDAQLPMRIANLLENLGCDVIHTKNLPLKNATPDSEINKLSILEQRIVITKDKDFLDSFLIKQEPYKLLLITTGNISNKQIEQLFRQNINQIIELFLTYDFLEMTRDSLIIH, from the coding sequence ATGAAATTCTTGATTGATGCTCAATTACCAATGCGAATTGCTAATTTATTAGAGAACTTAGGTTGTGATGTTATACATACTAAGAATCTTCCTTTAAAAAATGCAACTCCAGATTCAGAAATCAACAAACTATCAATCCTGGAACAGAGAATTGTTATTACCAAAGATAAAGATTTTTTAGATTCTTTTTTAATCAAACAAGAGCCTTACAAACTACTACTAATAACGACAGGTAATATTAGTAACAAACAAATTGAACAACTTTTTCGACAAAATATTAATCAAATAATAGAATTGTTTTTGACGTATGATTTTTTAGAAATGACCAGAGATAGTTTGATTATTCATTAG
- a CDS encoding DUF433 domain-containing protein — MNNLILNRITINHDICHGKPCIRGLRYPVEMILELLSSGMNIDDILEDYDDLEYEDILAVLSFATRLTQVKSILQLVS, encoded by the coding sequence ATGAATAATCTTATATTAAATAGAATAACAATTAACCATGATATTTGTCATGGTAAACCGTGTATTCGTGGATTACGCTATCCAGTGGAAATGATCTTAGAACTTTTGAGTTCAGGCATGAATATTGATGATATTTTAGAAGATTATGATGATTTAGAATACGAAGACATTTTAGCAGTTCTCAGCTTTGCTACTCGACTCACTCAAGTTAAAAGTATCCTCCAATTAGTTTCATGA